A region of Paenibacillus sp. 37 DNA encodes the following proteins:
- a CDS encoding ABC transporter ATP-binding protein: MEICSVKQISKIYKGIVSYEALSGIDLSIQEGEFVGIMGPSGSGKTTLLNMISTIDHPTSGELRIAGKNPFELNQDELALFRRKELGFVFQSFNLLNTLTVKENIVLPLTLDGVSLAEMNTRVEQLASKLGIEGILNKRTYEISGGQAQRTAIARALIHSPKLILADEPTGNLDSKAARDVMEILETRNQEDRATMLLVTHDAVAASYCSRVVFIKDGKLYNEIHYGDNRAAFYQKIINVLSLMGGSGHEFSPVRH; this comes from the coding sequence ATGGAGATTTGTTCTGTGAAACAGATCAGTAAAATCTACAAAGGCATCGTATCTTATGAAGCGTTATCAGGTATTGACCTCAGTATTCAGGAAGGTGAGTTTGTTGGCATCATGGGACCATCGGGTAGTGGCAAAACAACGCTGCTGAACATGATCTCAACCATTGATCATCCAACATCAGGCGAACTGCGGATTGCAGGGAAGAATCCGTTTGAATTGAATCAGGATGAACTCGCTCTGTTCCGCCGCAAAGAGCTTGGGTTCGTTTTTCAATCGTTCAATCTGTTAAATACCCTGACAGTCAAGGAAAACATTGTTCTGCCACTGACTCTTGACGGTGTTTCGCTAGCAGAGATGAACACACGTGTGGAACAGCTGGCAAGCAAGCTGGGGATCGAGGGTATTCTGAACAAACGGACATATGAGATATCAGGAGGACAGGCACAGCGTACGGCCATTGCCAGAGCGCTTATCCATTCCCCGAAGCTGATTCTGGCCGATGAGCCAACAGGCAACCTGGATTCGAAGGCGGCAAGAGATGTCATGGAGATTCTCGAAACTCGCAATCAGGAGGATCGGGCTACGATGCTATTGGTCACTCATGATGCAGTAGCTGCAAGTTATTGCAGTCGGGTTGTCTTTATCAAGGATGGCAAACTGTATAATGAAATTCACTATGGCGATAATCGCGCAGCCTTTTACCAGAAGATTATTAATGTATTATCCCTAATGGGAGGTTCAGGACATGAATTTTCGCCAGTTCGCCATTAA
- a CDS encoding ABC transporter permease: MNFRQFAINNVVRNKRIYLAHFLSSTFSVMIFFTYALLLFHPDLKAGLKGSSGTVTLLANQGFVIAEIIIFIFSFLFLLYSVGSFLKTRKKEFGIFLIIGMTRKQMNRLLFMENMCIGLASIITGIGLGIIFGKLILLICGSMLAVENSLRFYFPLKGIALTAGAFLLLFVIIAMSSSLLIRKGSLIDLVKSEEKPKPEPKASRLLALLSVLLIGGGYAGVFTFVWISFSFPLLLASVVVVIAGTYFLFTQLSVYIIRTLKRNPRLFFRKTNLLFLSELTYRMKDNAIMFFMVSIISASSFTGIGTMLAIADPGLSSMSNPYAFSYMNNWDTPNSERHIRQIEETLIDHQVPYVKGSYVHISENNNGRIIKLSDYNRLAKALGYEERTLKQVDESFMTPSNLAVRKKYREQAEQRFSGAEVKLEIDNRSEQIRLVTPGTDIVIPYQNEINLYVVTNELFEKLRPAYNEEVGMPEDFYSMRTTQFVVKDWMSTRSFAPELIKSIQDDHSDKGYYEVSALVVDWLNSKQTNGIILILSGLIGIVFFTFAASFTYFRLYADLERDEAQYRMIGKMGLSRPELRKIVTRQLLLMFFLPILVAVIHSSVAFVALQQLVDFSVFGYSLRIFLVFASMQILYFALVRWRYLRHMYSKLV; the protein is encoded by the coding sequence ATGAATTTTCGCCAGTTCGCCATTAATAACGTTGTTCGCAACAAACGAATTTATCTGGCTCATTTTCTGAGCAGTACATTTTCCGTTATGATCTTTTTTACTTACGCATTGCTCCTGTTCCATCCCGATTTGAAAGCGGGGTTAAAGGGATCAAGTGGGACGGTTACGTTGCTTGCGAATCAGGGGTTTGTGATTGCAGAGATCATTATATTCATCTTTTCATTCCTGTTCCTGCTCTACTCCGTTGGTTCATTTCTGAAGACGCGCAAAAAGGAATTTGGTATCTTCCTGATCATTGGCATGACACGTAAACAGATGAACAGACTTCTGTTTATGGAGAACATGTGTATCGGATTAGCTTCCATCATTACCGGGATTGGACTCGGAATTATTTTCGGCAAATTGATCCTGCTGATCTGTGGCTCCATGCTGGCTGTTGAGAACAGCCTTCGATTCTATTTTCCGCTAAAAGGCATTGCCCTGACGGCTGGTGCATTTCTGCTGCTGTTTGTTATCATTGCGATGTCGTCATCCTTGCTCATACGGAAAGGTTCGCTAATTGACCTTGTGAAATCAGAGGAAAAACCGAAACCGGAACCCAAAGCCTCACGTCTGCTCGCCTTGTTATCCGTATTGTTAATTGGTGGGGGTTATGCAGGAGTATTCACTTTTGTATGGATAAGCTTCTCCTTTCCGTTATTACTCGCAAGTGTCGTGGTTGTTATTGCAGGTACGTACTTTCTGTTCACACAGCTCAGTGTATACATCATTCGGACACTGAAAAGAAATCCAAGGTTGTTTTTCCGTAAAACCAATCTGCTCTTCCTATCTGAACTTACCTATCGAATGAAAGATAACGCCATCATGTTTTTCATGGTAAGTATCATTTCAGCTTCTTCATTTACGGGAATTGGCACCATGCTTGCTATTGCTGACCCGGGGTTGTCGTCCATGTCGAATCCGTACGCATTCAGTTATATGAATAACTGGGATACTCCCAACTCCGAGCGACATATTCGGCAGATTGAAGAAACGTTGATTGATCATCAAGTTCCCTACGTAAAGGGCAGTTATGTTCATATATCTGAAAATAATAATGGAAGGATCATCAAACTGAGTGATTATAACCGTCTGGCGAAGGCACTTGGGTACGAAGAACGTACGTTGAAACAGGTTGATGAGTCATTTATGACACCAAGTAATTTGGCGGTTCGTAAGAAGTACCGTGAACAGGCTGAACAAAGATTCTCAGGGGCGGAGGTCAAGCTGGAGATTGATAATCGGTCGGAACAGATTCGGCTAGTGACACCTGGTACCGATATTGTGATTCCTTATCAAAATGAAATTAATCTCTACGTTGTAACCAACGAATTGTTTGAGAAGTTGAGACCGGCGTATAACGAGGAAGTGGGGATGCCTGAAGATTTCTATTCCATGCGAACGACGCAATTTGTCGTAAAAGATTGGATGAGTACACGCAGCTTTGCTCCTGAATTGATCAAATCCATTCAAGATGATCATTCGGACAAAGGTTATTACGAGGTCAGCGCGCTTGTGGTGGACTGGCTTAATTCCAAACAAACAAACGGGATCATTCTGATCTTGAGCGGTCTGATTGGCATTGTTTTCTTCACCTTTGCAGCAAGTTTCACGTATTTCAGACTTTACGCAGATCTAGAACGGGATGAAGCGCAGTATCGCATGATTGGCAAAATGGGACTGAGTCGTCCCGAACTCCGTAAGATCGTAACAAGGCAGCTATTGCTTATGTTCTTCCTGCCGATTCTGGTGGCGGTCATCCACAGCTCGGTCGCTTTTGTAGCGTTGCAGCAGCTGGTTGATTTCTCGGTCTTCGGATACAGTCTACGCATCTTCCTGGTCTTTGCTTCCATGCAGATCCTGTATTTTGCACTTGTGCGCTGGCGGTACCTGCGTCACATGTATTCCAAATTAGTCTAA
- a CDS encoding 4-hydroxyphenylacetate 3-hydroxylase family protein encodes MSITMSRGQAYIQRLNDERNVWLDGERIQVTGHQAFQGTLQTIEGLFNLVDDPETRETVAYWDEQTGSYVHRSFLVPRSLPDVKSRADAFRLWADRTYGVMSRLSDYARSRLTGWYATRHEMTSHDPAFADKISTYYEQAKRKDAFLTIVQRDPQINRSLPVGEDEDAMLRIVQSNTEGVVIRGAKMVATAAPYADDIIAYPVQRIPGHLPELAHMVIVAADSPGLHMMCRESFATKDTDKSHPLSAQYDEMDAVLFFDDVFVPWERVLLHNNPEAVWQIRCNTASASLAYHQSVIRLHSKLEFITAVTSAIAKEIGVDSFLNVQEQLGELISQMQTIEGLIIAAEVQSKPDAFGNWLPEFKYIETARNLGNHYYPRAVEILKTIAAGGLIQIPSGTFEMNEMMGSMVGKYLGGVTMQATEKIRLFQLAWELTGSPLGARHDLYERFYAGDPVRNRANQYVQYDKERLFGKVEPWLRLLKD; translated from the coding sequence ATGAGTATCACGATGTCTCGTGGACAAGCTTACATTCAACGTTTGAATGATGAGCGGAATGTATGGCTGGACGGAGAGCGTATCCAGGTAACTGGGCATCAGGCCTTTCAGGGAACACTTCAAACCATAGAAGGTTTGTTCAATCTGGTGGATGACCCGGAGACAAGGGAAACCGTGGCCTATTGGGACGAACAGACGGGAAGTTACGTGCATCGCTCTTTTCTAGTACCCCGTTCACTTCCTGACGTGAAGAGCAGGGCGGATGCTTTTCGGCTGTGGGCCGATCGGACGTATGGGGTGATGAGCCGATTGTCTGATTATGCTCGATCCCGGCTGACCGGTTGGTATGCAACACGACATGAGATGACATCACATGACCCGGCATTTGCAGACAAAATATCGACTTATTACGAACAAGCCAAACGAAAAGATGCATTCCTGACAATTGTCCAGCGGGACCCACAGATTAATCGTTCCTTGCCTGTTGGAGAAGATGAGGATGCCATGCTGCGAATTGTCCAAAGCAATACGGAGGGTGTGGTGATCCGCGGGGCCAAAATGGTGGCAACAGCAGCGCCTTATGCCGATGATATCATTGCTTATCCCGTTCAACGAATTCCAGGCCACCTGCCAGAGCTGGCCCATATGGTCATTGTAGCCGCGGACAGTCCGGGCTTGCACATGATGTGTCGTGAATCTTTTGCCACAAAAGATACAGATAAATCACATCCACTCAGTGCGCAGTATGATGAGATGGATGCTGTATTATTTTTTGACGATGTATTTGTGCCCTGGGAACGTGTATTACTGCACAATAACCCTGAAGCCGTATGGCAGATTCGCTGCAATACAGCATCGGCCAGTCTGGCCTACCATCAGAGTGTCATTCGATTACACTCGAAACTGGAATTCATTACAGCTGTGACCTCAGCCATTGCCAAGGAGATCGGGGTGGACTCCTTCCTGAATGTACAGGAACAACTCGGAGAGCTGATCAGTCAGATGCAGACTATCGAGGGACTGATTATTGCTGCTGAAGTACAGTCCAAGCCGGACGCATTTGGCAACTGGCTGCCGGAATTCAAATATATTGAAACCGCACGTAATCTGGGCAATCACTATTATCCCCGCGCGGTGGAGATTTTGAAGACCATTGCTGCGGGTGGTCTGATTCAGATTCCTTCAGGTACGTTTGAGATGAATGAAATGATGGGTTCCATGGTTGGCAAATATCTTGGTGGAGTAACGATGCAAGCCACGGAGAAGATTCGACTCTTTCAACTCGCATGGGAGCTGACCGGAAGTCCACTCGGAGCAAGGCATGATCTATATGAACGTTTCTACGCGGGTGATCCCGTGCGCAATCGGGCGAACCAATATGTGCAGTATGACAAGGAACGTTTATTTGGGAAAGTTGAGCCGTGGCTTCGTTTGCTTAAGGACTAA
- a CDS encoding response regulator transcription factor, which translates to MRYTVLIADDEPEIVELLQLYLEKDYTIKTAVNGAEALQCIRSTQIDLVILDIMMPVMDGLQLIKQIRATYHMPVLFLSAKSQDHDKILGLGLGADDYIAKPFNPLEIVARVEALLRRVNQFDAAEIPSAKEQNLVLGDLTLDRSQCILFRSGNPVTLTSTEYKIMELLLHQPGRVFTRKKIYEAVWGDYYAHEDSTIMVHISNIREKIERDSRQPEYLKTIRGLGYKIEAPMES; encoded by the coding sequence ATGAGATACACCGTATTAATTGCAGATGACGAACCAGAGATTGTTGAACTGCTTCAACTATATCTGGAGAAGGACTATACCATTAAGACTGCGGTGAATGGAGCCGAGGCATTACAATGCATACGTTCAACACAGATCGATCTGGTCATACTGGACATCATGATGCCTGTAATGGATGGATTGCAGTTGATCAAACAGATCAGGGCCACATATCACATGCCTGTACTGTTCCTATCCGCCAAAAGTCAGGATCACGATAAAATCCTTGGACTTGGACTTGGGGCAGACGATTATATAGCGAAGCCGTTCAACCCGCTTGAGATTGTTGCCAGAGTAGAGGCGTTGCTCAGAAGAGTTAATCAATTTGATGCAGCGGAGATCCCCAGTGCGAAAGAACAAAATCTGGTATTGGGTGATCTGACGCTGGATCGATCCCAATGTATCCTTTTTCGTTCAGGAAATCCTGTAACATTGACCTCTACAGAGTATAAAATTATGGAATTGTTGCTTCATCAACCTGGCCGAGTGTTCACCCGTAAAAAAATATACGAAGCGGTCTGGGGCGATTATTATGCGCACGAGGACAGCACAATTATGGTACATATCAGCAACATTCGGGAGAAGATCGAGCGTGACTCCAGACAACCGGAATATCTCAAAACGATAAGGGGACTGGGATACAAAATTGAAGCGCCCATGGAAAGCTAG